From a single Candidatus Woesearchaeota archaeon genomic region:
- a CDS encoding archease, producing the protein MKQYEYLEHTAEAKFAAYGKTIEEAFSNAAIAMENIIVETEKVKPKNKKKITIETKHKKALLYDFLQELLVLFDSERFALHKVEELKIQQKGSDYHLHATVSGDDAKHYEMHSGVKSVTYNEMEITEEKGLWKVVVVLDV; encoded by the coding sequence ATGAAACAATATGAGTATCTCGAGCATACAGCAGAAGCAAAGTTTGCGGCGTATGGAAAAACAATAGAAGAAGCATTCTCCAACGCGGCAATAGCAATGGAAAACATAATTGTCGAGACAGAAAAAGTCAAACCAAAAAATAAAAAAAAGATAACGATTGAAACAAAACATAAAAAAGCGTTATTATACGATTTTCTTCAAGAGTTATTAGTCTTATTCGATAGTGAGCGATTTGCGTTACATAAAGTAGAAGAACTAAAAATCCAGCAAAAAGGAAGTGATTATCATCTGCATGCAACTGTTTCCGGCGATGATGCAAAGCACTATGAAATGCATTCTGGAGTGAAGTCAGTCACCTACAATGAGATGGAAATTACAGAAGAGAAAGGGTTGTGGAAAGTAGTTGTTGTGCTTGACGTTTAA